In the genome of Phocoena sinus isolate mPhoSin1 chromosome 15, mPhoSin1.pri, whole genome shotgun sequence, the window taggaggaaaacctGGAAACCAGGGAGAGCAACATGAAAGGAGACCCTAAGATGAATGCAACTGTGTAAAACGTTGCTGAGCATGGACTGGTATTTAGCCACAGGAAGCTCAGTGGTAACTTagacaaagaatattttttagtgGGTAAAGCTGAAAAGCCTTACTGGAATATTAAAAGGCAATGGAAGGATATTAACGGAGACAGCAAGAAAAGAGAATTCTTTCAAGGAGTTTAGCTCTGAAGGGGAGGAAAGCTGCAGGGCAAGAGCTGGAGGGAAACTGTGGTCCCTGCTCTGCTCAGGACCCTTTACTGGGTCCCTCCTGCACCCACATCAAGTCCACACTAACTCGCTATTCAGGGCTCACTCCACTAATGCCCACAGCGCACTCTCCAATCAGACTCCCCATGGGGACTTCCATCCTTCCAGCAAGGATGACACTCATGTCTTCACAATGCATCACTCACGTAGTCTCACTTAACCCAGCACTCATTTAACCCGGTCCCAGGAACTCTATCAGTGGCTCAAGAAGCACAAGATGAGGCACCCGACCGTCAAAGAACCACCTCCCAGTCCAATGGGACAGCTGGACAGTCAGGACACAGCCTGAGCCCTGGGGTCCTGATGTGTCAAGCATCCCACAGCGAATGGGAGCCCGGGAACACTGCCGGGGACGTGCAGCGTGCTGTGCCGGGGGAGCGCGTCCCAGCTCATCACAGGAGTTGATGCTCAAGCAGAGAGGTACGGAGAAACAAAAGCAGACAATGGAATAAGTTTCCATGCAGCTGTAAAGCAGGGTCTGACGAGTGTGGGGAATAGGGGAGGACACTGAAAGGGTGACATGGAGAACAAGCTGGAAGCATTAATAATAATTCTAACGAACAGTTACTGAGTATTTATGTACTAGGCGCTCTAACCGCATGGCTAGGGTTATCACACCCAACATCCCTGTCAGGTGGACACCATTCTGAtccccatttggcagatgaggaacagaaggctcagagaggcaacgTAACAtgctcagggccacacagctagaTATGGTGAAACTGAGATTTGAATCTGGGCAGTCTGACTTTGGAGTGGGGACAGAAGCAAACGATTAGAAAGGTCCCTTTCTAGCAGGCTGAATGGCAAGATCAGTATTTATACCTCAGGTGCCCAACTCAAGAGGCAACGGTGCGGGGGaaggggggcagagggagaagaaggTGGAGAAGAGGCAGGAGCAAGGGCGCTGCAGGAGTGGAGacggggaaggagaaggggatcCAGCACACAGCAAACGGGAGAGAACACGGCAGCCACCGAACAGGAGGTAAGTCTGGAAAGAACAAAGAGGCCCAGCTTGTACCAAGGGCAGAAGTTGGAGATGTTAACCAGATCTGCAAGGTTAGAAGAAATGCggggagaggggcagagacagGGAAAACCACCACACCGAATTCCACATACATCTCCCTCTCCTGTCTCTGACCAGAGCTGTTCTGActgaaagaaactttaaaagaacTGGAAAAGGAACTATTAACTTTGTTGGGTGTAATGATGAAACTCGGTTATATTACAACGAGAAGTCCTTATGTGTAAGCTGCCTTCTGAGGTAACTGTGTGTGAAATGACAGGCCTGGGACAAAAAGGCAGTGAGGGCACTAGACGGAACAGGACCAGAAGGCCGAGGCCTTCACGGCGGACAAGCCCCGGGAGTGAGCAGGTCTGAACAAACGCTGAGACGGAGCGCTGGCGCAAGGATGGAGGGGTAGTGAAGGAGGACGCTGGGTCTGAAGAACAGTCCCTGTGAAAATGGCCACCCTTACAACAGGCCTTGCTTCCTGGGGCCCTGATCCCGGGATGGGGCATTACAAGGCACAAGATGTCAAAGTTGAGCGAAGGAAACCCACCCATGGTCCAGCAGGCAAAAGGCAAGCGGTCCCCACCTGAGGCTGGGCTGTCAGGAGCCCAGGGTCCTCCCCTGGCCCACCAGGCAGTCCTCTCTGGGCAGGCAGGAGCCACAGGGGGCAGAATGAGAACCAAAAGGTTCAGGAGAGTCGCTGGAAACTCTCAAGCTCCAGCAGGGTAGggtttcctctttcttaaaagCATCAGGAAGGGACCTGGCACAGAAGAAAAGACTGCGGGCAGCTTGCTGGGAACAGAGCTGGAATGTAGGCTAGAACACCGGGCCTTAGCTGATCCTCTCTCACCGCTGATCTTTACTAGGGAAGTTCACACTCACTGGGCACTTAGTATATACTGAAGACTGTTCCAGGCGCTGGATGAGTTTAATCTCATTCTAGCCTCACAACCCAGttaagtaatatttattattttcatcttacagatgagataaCCGAGGCACAGTGAGGTCAGTCTCTTGCCTAAGGTGACACAGTTAAAAGGTGACAGAGTCTGGATGAAATCTGGCCGTGGAGGCCAGGCTCTTAAGCAGGGCAGTGACAGCGAACCTCTGTGGGTTGTAAGGATTCTCAGTGTATCATTCTGAGATGAATCAAGATTGTTCACGAGGTGATAAGGGTTAAGTCTGCGTGATGCATCTACGGAGTTCtatttatttccctttaaaatttctccgtaataaaaatttaaaatggaacgTGAGATCCCAAAGCCGGGCCACACCAGAGGTGTCTAAATCCTTGATTCCCGTGATCAATGATCGTTTCCAGGACCTCTGAAAAACTTGCTCGGTGGGCCCCAGACGACCTCTTCCTCCAAGTTCCAAACCCAGGGGCGACCAGCCAAACTgagacacccccccacacaccccgcAAGATCGCGCCAAAATGGCCACTCCACACCCAGCCCATTCCGGGTGCGTTGGCCCACGCCGGCCGCCCATCCGCGGGAGGCCTCAGCAAAGCCGAGGGGTAGCCGGGCCCGAAAGAAGACTACCAGCTCCCACCCACCAGAACTCAAGACACCTGGCACCGGGGCCTGCTGGCACCTGTCACCCCCTCGGAAACATAAGGCCCCCAAAGCTTACTTACTCAAACCCCTAAACCCGGGGACTCGTGGCATGAGCGACCGCCTCTCCCAATACCGCTATTTCGGCCAAGGCCGAACCTAGGAGGAGGCCGGAGCCCAGCAGCCACCACCACTGGGCATCGCGTCTGGGCTTCACCCACGTCCCTCGGAGATGCGCGCCCACATCCCCAAATGTGACACCCGGCAGGGCACGGCCTGAGCCACGACAGCGCGTCCCCGCCGCCaccacctctccccaccacccGAACCGTCTCCAGCCCCAGCCCGCAGGCCAGTCTTTCAGGACTTACCTTTCTGCGCGGGGAAGGGCACGGCTGCAGCGAGGGCCCGCGGGAGCCACACTCACCAGCGCCACCAAAGAATAAGGGGTCACTAGAGCCACCAGCTCGGGGGCCACTCCAGCAGGACGCCAGGACTACACTACCCAGAATCTTCGGGTCGCGCCGGGACCACACCTCCCAGTATGCTCGGCGCCATCAAGCGCGCCGCCCGCCAGGCGCTCCCACTGCCCTCTGAGTGAGCCGTTTCTGGGTGACATGCTCCGGCCACCGGAGAATGGCCACTGTGGCGCCCGGATTCCccgttttttttccttcaaaccaCGTGGAGAAGGCATGTAGCGAAAGCATGTAGCTTCTCTCCGTGCACTGACCCCTTTCCCTAACACCTCCGCCTCACAGACTACCCTCCCCACTCACCCCTGCAGTGACTTCCGCATCCGGTGCCGAGCCCGCCTCCTCGGTTGGCGGAAGTGACGTGTAAGGGGAGCTTCCGTTTGGCTCCTGGGGTGGGCGCCGGTGGGTGGCGCTGGGACGTGCGGTCTACCCCGCTCCAGTTGCGGGGAAGCGAGGCTGTGCCTGCGCTCCGTGAGCGCCGCGCAGGCGTGGTGTCCACCAGTTCACATAACCCTTAAACCCATGGCGGGGGTGGTTACTGAGACTGGGAGAGACAAGGCATATTACCGGGATCTCACGGCCGAAGGAGGCAGACGCGGGTTCCAGCCCATGTCCGCAACCGAAACATCCCTCTGTGCTCCCTGAGGTCTTGTTCCTGTGTGGAGTCCACAGATTTATGGGCAGCCTCTCATCCATCTAGTGGGGGGACAGGAGCCTCACTGATAGACCATAGCTTGGGGCTGATCCCCTCATAGTCTTCGCTCTGTGTACCGGAAAAAGACAACAACCTGAAAGTTGAGAAGTATGTTTCATTTGGTGGGCTAACACCTGGGAGACAGCCGCTCAGCTACCTCTGGGGAACTGTTTCAAAGATGtatgggaggagccaggatatataggagtttttgctgaaaaaaacgCGTGGTTGAACCTCAAAAGATGACCACTagtcacaaaagaacacatatctcaatgaatttagcacttttctatgcatgggaagatgcaagagtccgGGCTCAGTGAAATGATTCCTTTGATATGGCACGTTAGCTATCTAGGGCcaatatcctgtttttctccatcctgaagtCCCCTCAGGGCGCACCCTCAGGGTGCACCCTCGGTGTGGCTGCAGAGACTGATGCCTTGACGGCAGGCAACATTCGTTGTTTATTGGAATGGCAGgcgccatattttttttttctttttttgtccacAGCTCTCTGGGTCTTTTCCTGAAAATGGGGCAGCACTGGTGCTATCTGGGATACCTCAACTGGGGAGCTGAAGAACATACCCCACTTCACTGTGGAAGGGCGTTTCCACTAGGGCACCTTCTCAATTCTGTTTACTTTCCTCAGATTTGCTTTCCGAAATTTTGTCCTCTAGGAAGACCAAGAAAATATTCACATGGCCCGGAAAGCCAGGGAGAGACAAGAATTTCCTAAAATTCCTTTTTAGCTCTTGGAGGCTGAATCCATCCCCTTCTCTTGCCCGGAAGCTGCCTTGTTCGTAATGAATTCCATtcagcccctgccctggagaaAGTGCCCAGTCTGACTTGGACCCTCTCTCCACATCCCTCTCTGCCCCACCCTACGACTAGTCATTCACCAAGAAATTAGTGTCGACTgaaaatgcacaacctgaaagttgagaattatgttttatcaggcggactttctgaggacttcaagcttaggaggcagcctctcagttAGCTCTGCGGGACTGCTCCGAAGAGGGagtgggggagccaggatatataggagttttgcaacaaaaaccaggtagtcagaacatcaaaaggttactgttaattaaagaaaatcagacatcaagttaataaatttagtgcttttctatgtatgggaagatgcaagagtctgggttcaCTCAAATCATTCCTTTGCTACGCACCGTAGCTATCTGGGACCAGTAtcctgttctttcccatcctgagccccctcagggtgcaccgtgGGGGGTGAGGTGTGGCTGCAGCGGCTGATGCCTTGATGGCCACAACAACCTTTGTTTACTGATCAGGCAGGTGGCATTTTTAGTCCACATTAGCTACGTGGACAAAGAAAGTCAAGGAAGTCACCTGCCGGATCAGTAAACAAAGGCTGTTGTGGCCACTGCAGCCCCTCCCAACTGTGCACCCGGAGgcgattcaggatggagaaaaaaaggGTACTGGCCCTAGGTAGTtgggtgcatatcaaaggaatgatttcaaggagcctagactcttgcatcttcccatacatagaaaagtgctaaattcattaactggagatgtctgttttttctttaaataacagGAATCTTTGATGTTTTGACTacctggtttgtttgtttgttttttcttcaaaagctcctatatatcctggctcctcccttacctctatGGAACACTCTTTGagagccatctgagaggctgtctcccgggcttAAATCCTCAGGATGTCCACCGAGTAAAATAtcattctcaacttttaggtcgtgcttttttttttttttttttaatccacactGGTCTTCAGGGATGTGATGGGGATTTCACCTAAGAGGTGTGAAGGCTGAGGAGTCCTGCTGGGAAGAACCCATACCGAGGGGTGGTGCTTGAGAATAACAGCCACCTGGTATCACTGGGTGATTATGGCTTCCCTTACAACTTAAAACTGACCTACTGAGCAGCTTAAACCCTTGATGCAGAAAAGACAAGAGACGGAGAGCTGACCTTTGCCTTAGGAATGGACCTGACAACAAAGACGTGATTTTCCACATCTCCCCAGGGTAGGTCTGCATGTTTTTGTACGGTTGAGAATAGGTGTGTGTTGTTATCGGTAGTGTGTGATTTACCTTTGCTTAGAGAAACATGTCAttgagttgaattttttttttaatttgtaaaaatacatattttaaactttagacttttatttggaaataattttaagctTACAGAATGTTGCAAAAATAGTGCACAGGACACCAATACTGCCTTTACCAGATTCACTTATTGCTAACATTTTCCTCCAGggtttctctctactttttccaAGTGAGCAAGCAcccgcgcgctctctctctctctctcctttttcttctttgaaccatCTGTAAGTTGAACACACCATAGACCCTTAGTTCTGTCAATGCAtgtttcctaagaacaaggacattctcttacacGACCACAGTAGTTACCTGGTTCAGTAAATTTAACACTGATGCGATATTTTACATAGCCTGCCATCCATACTCCAGTTTGACAACTGACCCAAGAGTGTGTTTTATAACATGGCCTTACTCTAGCACAGGATCCAGTCTAGGATTTGAGTTTAGTCGTCATGCCCCTAACTTCCTCTAATCTGGAGTATTTCAcagttgtgtttttgtcttttgtgacaaCATTCTTGAAGGGTCAGGGCTTCTTTTTGGTAGCTGACCATTTCTTACTGGGGTTTACCTGAGGCTCCCACATGGTTGGATCCAGCACTGACTTGAGCGGAATTGTGTCCTTCACGGGGCATCACATCTGGTGCTGCTCGATTTCTGCCTTGTACTGAAGACCATATCTGGGGAGACACTTTAAGACCATatatccattgatgattcttgcctaaACCAGTCTCTGCTGCGATGGTTACCAAGTTATGATTTTCCAATCAGCACTAGGCATTTAAATAGGATGCtatcttaaaagagaaaatacagaatttcCAGGTAGCAATGAGACATGGGGAAGCTCAAACCCCTGATCCCAGTATCACCAGAGCCATTCGGAAGTGCAGAGGACTGGGAGAGCTCGGACAATGAAGCACGAagcgggcggggggtggggtgggtgacaGGAGGCAGGAATGATGATGGAGGCGGGGGCTCCATGGATTTCCTCGCCTGCCTGGCTGAGGTGTCCGTACTCAATCCTGTCCATTGGTGAGCTTATAAAATTATAACAGCACAATATCTAATTACTGAGAAAAGGAACTTcattgatatattattttttaatttaaataatgcaTCCGTGTACCcatatattttcagaaaagcCGATTGTCCcttaataagttaattaattaattaattaacttgttatgctgcacacaggctttctctagttgcagcgagcgggggctactcttcgttgcggtgcgcgggcttctcattacggtggcttctcttgttgcggagcacgggctctaggcgtgagggcttcagtagttgtgtcgcatgggctctagagcacgggctcagtagttgtggcgtgtgggcttagctgctctgtggcacgtgggatcttcccggaccagggctcaaacccgtgtcccctgaattggcaggtgggttcttaaccactgcgccaccagggaagcccaataagttAACTTTTTAACCATATTCATAGTTAAGCAAGACTGAGCatcgtaaaatagataactaacaggGACCTAcggtatagcgcagggaactcttctcaatactctgtaatgacctatacgggaaaagaatctaaaaaagactgaatatatgtataactgattcactttgttgtacagcagaaactaacacaacattgtaaatcaactatactccaataaaaagtttaaaaaaagacaacaaaaaaactgGGTAGGTCCCAAGCAAAccagaacaacaaaacaaaagactgAGCGTcatgatcagatttttttttttgaggacaaTAATGCCAGCGTCAGGAAAGAGCAGATcctgaagaaggaagaaattaggGACAATAAGAAGTAATATACAGGAGTAAAGCCCTGGTAAAGACAATGAGATTTATAACCAGTGAACAACTGGGAGTCATCAGAAAACTCATCTAATGTAGACTGGCGTCTTCAAACTCGAAAATGCTGGGGATTCTGACAAGATGAAGATTGTGACTTGGGGACCTGAGCTCCCAGGAAGGGAGATGCTCCTGGCCGGGTGGGGCCCATGGCAGTTGTCAGTCCCCTGGAGGCACCTTGTAAATGACAGGAGGGTGTGGATAAAGCGAACTACAGAAGGAGCAGCTGAATGAGGTCAGTCCTGGAAATGGGTTGACAAGATATCTCAGTCTAGATGAGAACCTAGTGGTTCCTTTGGGATTTTGTTCTCCAATAGTTCCACGAGGGCTCGATGGCCCAGGTATGACTCAATTTCAGGTATAGGCTACTATTTTTTTAAGCTCTTCTCAGGAGCCAGATACTGTGCTTTGCCCATATTACCTTCTTGAACCTTCAGAACACCAAATGGAGATTCGCCGCTTCTTGTGGATGGGGACACGGAAACAGAGCTGGCAGCAGCCAGTAAGTTGCAGAATCCAAATCTGAACCCCTGTCTGGCCCCCAAACCCTGCTCTTTCCACATGTTAATGAAGTGCCCACCACACACCACTCGCAGGGCTCATTAAGTGAATGTGTTGCATTCCCCGCTCCAGCAGCACAGACTATGTGGGAGAGGGATGTGTCTGCAAGTAATTACCGTCCGGCCGTGTTACTAGACAAAGGACCGGAGAGGTACCAGCTCTCCACTCTGCAGACTTCTTTGGTTAGAACTGTAACAAATGTCCTTTTCCAATGTAGAATCTTGACAGTTGAATAAGCTGGAGTAACATTAGAGATAATAAATGACTGCATCTATCTTAATTCTTTTCCTCCcaacattttattgtgaaaatctTCTAACACAAAATATTGGAAGAATCGGAATGTCCAGACGCCCACCACAGTTACTATTTTACCGTATACATATTTTTTGTCACATCCCTCGCTATCTGCCCATCCATTAGTCCATCGAATTTTTGGATGCATTTCACAGTCACAGACATCAGTTCACCCCTAAGCACTTCAGAACGCACGTCATTAACTaaagttcaatatttgtttacagtccattttttaagtttacttaCAGTgaagtgcacaaatcttaagaGTGCCATTTAATAAATTTTGACAAACGCAGACACCCATGAAACCCAAATCCTTCTCTAGACACAGAATGTTCCCATCACTCCAGGaagttcccttgtgccccttCCAGCTAAATCCTCATCCCCACAGCCTCAAAGGCAATCGCTAGGTTAGTGATTCCTGTCCTAgaacttcacataaatggaattagccttttttttttttgagaagcctGTGGCTTTAGCAAGCAGTTGCATACGTTCAACACACCTTTACTAGACTCCAGATATATACTTGGAAAAGAATtagtttagggaattccctggtggtccactggttaggactctgcccttccactgcagggggcacaggtttgatccctggctggggagctaagatcctgcaagccgtgctgcgtggcacggccaaaaaaaaaaaagtttacaggAAACGTTAGTTTTAGCCGAGTGGTCAAGTTTGGAGGGTTGCACAGGCAAGCCCTTCATACCAAGGCAGACACATCTACAGACTAGATCAAGGAGCAGAGTGATCCCCACGGTCGGAGATTCAGTGACTTACAGCGGTCAGCCCCAGGGTGGGGCTGCTGGGCCTCCGGGCATCCTCGGATACCTGTGTCTGTACCTGCTGTCAAAAATACCAAGATCCTTTGaactcttaagatttttttttcagtacttcaAGGTATCAAATAGAAGCGATACACTAATCTTCCACAAGGCAGCAGAGACTGACAAAAATACCCTTCTCCCCTTGGCTTTTGGCTGTGATGACACAATCCTGATAGCTAACATTTTCGGGAAGTCCACACTGTCCCAGTCACTGTTTGAAGTGTTTCACACGTCGAATTTCACTTGGTAATATCAGTCAGTACTGTAACATCTCATACATGGCAGGGTGTCTGTGCCTCTAAAAGTGAGGAAACACATTTCCTCTAAATATGCACTTTGTATGGTAGATTTTAAAAAACCTGAGGCCTATGGAGAAAGATAATGAAAGAAATGGCTAGGCTAGACAGAGGCaggccttgggacttccctggtggcgcagtggttaagaatctgcctgccaatgcagggaacacgggttcgagccctggtccgggaagatcccatatgccgcagagcaacaaagcccgtgcgccacaactactgagcctgtgctctagagcccgcatgacacaactactgaagcccgcgcaccacaatgaagagtagcccccgcttgccgcaactagagaaagcccacatgcagcaacaaagacccaacgcagccaaaaataataataaataaattaaattaaaaataaataaaatatgggcttccctggtggcgcagtggttgagagtccgcctgccgatacaggggacacgggttcatgccccagtctgggaagatcccacatgccacggagcggctgggcccacccatgagccatggccgctgaggctgcacgtccggagcctgtgctctgcaacgggagaggccacaacagtgagaggcccgcgtactgcaaaaaaaaagaaagaaagaggcaggCCTCTATTTCATTCTTAAGGAAATTCCTTCCTGGGGAGACTCTGGGATCCAAACataatgaatgattttttaaatcatttgatttttttaaatcatgtattgAAAATGTGAATAGTTCACATTATAGGAAGTTGAAGGTATCAATCATAAGAAATGGGCACAGTTAATTTATGAGTAATTGTTCTTAGGCTTTAAAAAGGCCAAAGAGACTGGAGTTGTGAGTTCCATTTCCCCTTGATGGGTGGCACGGGTCAGGAAATCCAGCTTTTAACCAGCTGTGACCACAGCCAAGACATTtgacctctttgggcctcagtttctccatctgtaataCGTGGGTTTGAACTAATCACCTCGCAGGGCCTTTCCAGGAAAGTCCAGGGTACTTTGACCTTTGACCTGAGACCCCCATCCACTGGAAGCCCCGACCCTACTCTCAAAGTGGCTTCAGCACCACTGAACAGCAGGGGGCACCCTCTACTTGGGGAGGCATTCATTCCCTCACCGTAGGCCTCTGGCCATCCAGGCGGAGACCGGGCCCAGGCCAGCAGCTCAACAGTCAGGGCTCAGCTGTCCAGAGCAGCCATCCCCTGAACAACCGAGGTGACCGCCGCCTCAGAGGAATCCACCGATCTTGTATCTTTCCAAATGTCTGTGAGATTgaaatatataattgtattttaagtATGGATACCATTGAAGAGGATGGAAGTCATGACAAGGCCACACTCCggggccttgatcttggacttcccagcctagTGAACTGTCGGAAATAACTTGTTTAAGTCACGCAGTATTCTTGTTTTGGCAGCACAAACGGACGAAGCCATGTGTTCACGTAAGAAAACATCTTTCACTTAAGGAACCGATACAAGAATCCTAGCAAAGAACTCGAGTCAAGGCATCTTCCGGGCCCTTCACCTCCACAGGCTAAAAGCAGAAGCTGGAGACGCTGCACACTCTCTTCTGGTCAGAGGGCATCGCATTTGACTGCGACAAGGGTCTAACCCTGATTAGATCTTAAACTGTGCTTGTTCTGGCTAAAGACTGAATTCCAGGCTGGTAGCTATAGTAGGATTCC includes:
- the LOC116740789 gene encoding LOW QUALITY PROTEIN: uncharacterized protein LOC116740789 (The sequence of the model RefSeq protein was modified relative to this genomic sequence to represent the inferred CDS: inserted 1 base in 1 codon) — encoded protein: MPSPRGLKEKKRGIRAPQWPFSGGRSMSPRNGSLRGQWERLAGGALDGAEHTGRCGPGAXPKILGSVVLASCWSGPRAGGSSDPLFFGGAGECGSRGPSLQPCPSPRRKGPGKNQTVTLPPCHPSPSCGVGEQTLPRSLGEHFQLTPSNFCFPYTDLPSEISSFSDTRKNGHRVLGSQGNGECFLHFHTGCRRMDTILSLVLTTLLAPGKVQL